From Bacillus basilensis, a single genomic window includes:
- a CDS encoding NupC/NupG family nucleoside CNT transporter produces the protein MNLLWGIGGVIGVLAIAFLLSSNRKAINWRTILIALALQMSFSFIVLRWDAGKAGLKYAADGVQGLINFSYEGIKFVAGDLVNAKGPWGFVFFIQALLPIVFISSLVAILYHFGIMQRFVSVVGGALSKLLGTSKAESLNSVTTVFLGQTEAPILIKPYLARLTNSEFFTIMVSGMTAVAGSVLVGYAAMGIPLEHLLAAAIMAAPSSLLIAKLIMPETEKVDNNVELSTEREDANVIDAAARGASEGMQLVINVAAMLMAFIALIALLNGLLGWVGSWFDIKLSLDLIFGYLLSPFAILIGVSPGEAIQAASFIGQKLAINEFVAYANLGPHMAEFSDKTNLILTFAICGFANFSSIAIQLGVTGTLAPTRRKQIAQLGIKAVIAGTLANFLNAAVAGMMFL, from the coding sequence ATGAATCTTTTATGGGGAATTGGCGGCGTGATTGGAGTATTAGCAATCGCTTTCTTACTATCTTCCAACCGCAAAGCTATTAATTGGCGCACGATTTTAATCGCGCTAGCATTACAAATGTCATTTTCATTTATCGTATTACGATGGGATGCCGGAAAAGCAGGTTTAAAATACGCTGCAGATGGCGTTCAAGGATTAATTAATTTTTCTTACGAGGGAATTAAGTTCGTTGCTGGGGATTTAGTCAACGCAAAAGGCCCTTGGGGATTTGTATTCTTTATTCAAGCACTACTTCCAATTGTATTTATTAGTTCATTAGTAGCAATCTTATATCATTTCGGTATTATGCAAAGATTTGTTAGTGTCGTTGGTGGCGCATTAAGCAAACTTCTTGGAACTTCTAAAGCAGAAAGTTTAAACTCAGTAACAACTGTATTTTTAGGACAAACTGAAGCTCCAATCTTAATCAAACCTTACTTAGCACGTTTAACAAATAGTGAATTCTTCACTATTATGGTAAGCGGTATGACAGCTGTTGCCGGATCAGTTCTTGTCGGCTATGCAGCAATGGGTATTCCGTTAGAACACTTATTAGCAGCAGCAATTATGGCAGCTCCATCAAGTTTATTAATTGCGAAACTAATTATGCCAGAAACAGAAAAAGTAGATAATAACGTTGAGCTTTCTACAGAACGTGAAGATGCAAACGTTATTGATGCAGCGGCACGTGGTGCATCTGAAGGTATGCAACTTGTTATTAACGTAGCAGCAATGTTAATGGCTTTCATCGCATTAATCGCTTTATTAAACGGTTTATTAGGATGGGTTGGTTCTTGGTTCGATATTAAACTTAGCCTTGATTTAATCTTCGGTTACTTACTATCACCATTTGCAATCTTAATCGGGGTTTCTCCTGGTGAAGCGATACAAGCAGCAAGCTTTATCGGTCAAAAACTTGCAATCAACGAATTCGTTGCATACGCAAACTTAGGACCGCACATGGCTGAGTTCTCTGACAAAACAAATCTAATTTTAACATTCGCAATCTGTGGATTCGCAAACTTCTCTTCTATCGCAATTCAATTAGGTGTAACAGGAACGCTAGCTCCTACTCGCCGTAAACAAATTGCACAATTAGGGATTAAAGCAGTTATCGCTGGTACACTAGCTAACTTCTTAAATGCCGCAGTTGCAGGTATGATGTTCCTATAA
- a CDS encoding diguanylate cyclase, whose protein sequence is MKDNFYKVLSMWILQILFYFTTVHVTQYEHALIFTIIYVTVNVLFLFLADKTAFVFFILGTIISVFYLFYQAWLYLWSTSEQWEYIITHFLMAANFFIVYISTHLLKKVIHENKELTDRVRTLEQYIGESKLLTRQEFERRQALLITAMNRRNETGVIISFDFTSFSKYTKESVMDRVASLLVETVRADFDLAAEYDNNTLVILLQNTNEAGADIVMNRLQPKMEKWLAVEAIQDIKIKREQIATKGPTVL, encoded by the coding sequence GTGAAAGATAACTTCTATAAAGTCCTCTCTATGTGGATTTTACAAATCTTATTTTATTTTACAACTGTACATGTAACACAATATGAGCATGCTCTCATTTTTACAATTATATATGTAACTGTTAATGTACTATTTCTATTTTTGGCTGATAAAACTGCATTTGTTTTCTTCATATTAGGAACCATTATTTCGGTGTTCTACCTATTCTACCAAGCATGGCTTTACTTATGGAGTACATCAGAACAATGGGAATACATTATTACACACTTCCTAATGGCAGCAAACTTCTTCATTGTATATATATCAACTCATTTATTAAAGAAGGTTATTCATGAAAATAAAGAATTAACCGACCGTGTGAGAACGTTAGAACAGTACATTGGAGAATCAAAATTATTAACGAGACAAGAGTTCGAAAGAAGACAAGCATTATTAATCACTGCAATGAATCGTCGCAATGAAACAGGTGTTATTATTTCCTTCGACTTCACTTCCTTTAGTAAATATACGAAGGAAAGTGTTATGGATCGTGTAGCTTCATTATTAGTTGAAACGGTAAGAGCTGACTTTGACCTTGCTGCTGAATATGATAACAACACATTAGTCATTTTATTACAAAATACAAATGAAGCTGGTGCCGACATTGTAATGAACCGTCTACAGCCCAAAATGGAAAAATGGCTTGCAGTTGAGGCAATTCAAGACATTAAGATTAAACGAGAACAAATCGCTACAAAAGGACCGACAGTATTATGA
- a CDS encoding glycosyltransferase, with product MMTLVILLLFLLFCVLVFWISITFSIKYVLIFTAFLFSGLLVYYSFLTLAGLVHRNRKRKDRTLEHYPSVDILIPAHNEGVVIKDTLEAMAKIEYPGKLTVYLLNDNSQDETPEIGDDFDKAYAHIRHIRVPAGEPKGKSRVLNYGLSISDGEYFCVYDADNQPEPDALRMLVEHAETTEDAVGAVGHVRTVNEKRNWLTRMISLEFQIFQLLMQSGRWLLFQTGSLTGTNMLLRRSALEELGGYDPYAIAEDAELTLRITQKGYLLPIVPESVTWEQEPEHLKILIKQRTRWLQGNLYILEKMFSSLSFFKGKLLVHSLQQVLVYVVFWLFLIISNVWFVIGLLGIFQIQYSIPLLFMWYVAYITYVSQLFSAQSVERTFTPTNIFISVIMYFTYAQLFTYLFIRSLILYLRAKSKKQVIGWDKTVRFKKDK from the coding sequence ATGATGACACTCGTTATACTCCTTTTATTCCTCTTGTTTTGCGTACTTGTTTTTTGGATTAGCATCACCTTTTCAATTAAATATGTACTTATTTTTACAGCCTTTCTGTTCTCTGGCTTACTCGTTTACTATTCTTTCTTAACACTTGCGGGCTTAGTTCACCGAAATAGGAAACGAAAAGATCGTACGTTAGAACATTATCCAAGTGTCGACATTTTAATACCTGCCCACAATGAAGGCGTAGTTATTAAAGATACTTTAGAGGCGATGGCGAAGATTGAATATCCAGGCAAACTAACTGTTTATTTATTAAATGATAACTCTCAAGATGAAACACCTGAAATCGGTGACGATTTTGACAAAGCTTATGCTCACATTCGTCACATTCGTGTTCCGGCGGGTGAACCAAAAGGGAAATCGCGTGTACTAAACTATGGTCTGAGTATCTCAGATGGTGAATATTTCTGTGTTTATGATGCAGATAACCAGCCTGAACCAGATGCATTGCGAATGCTTGTAGAACACGCTGAAACAACTGAGGATGCCGTTGGAGCTGTTGGTCATGTTCGTACTGTAAATGAAAAAAGAAACTGGCTAACACGAATGATTTCGTTAGAATTTCAAATCTTCCAGCTCCTTATGCAATCCGGACGCTGGTTACTATTCCAAACGGGTTCACTGACAGGAACAAACATGCTTCTTCGTCGCTCTGCATTAGAAGAGCTTGGCGGCTATGACCCTTATGCAATTGCAGAAGATGCTGAATTAACATTACGAATTACACAAAAAGGCTATCTCTTACCAATCGTTCCAGAATCGGTTACATGGGAACAAGAACCTGAGCATTTAAAAATCCTTATTAAGCAACGTACACGTTGGCTTCAAGGGAACTTGTACATTTTAGAAAAAATGTTTTCTTCATTAAGTTTCTTTAAAGGAAAACTTCTCGTCCATTCCTTACAACAAGTTTTAGTATATGTTGTATTTTGGCTATTCTTAATCATTTCGAACGTTTGGTTCGTAATTGGGTTACTCGGTATATTCCAAATTCAATATAGCATTCCACTACTATTTATGTGGTATGTCGCATATATTACATATGTTTCTCAATTATTTAGTGCCCAGAGTGTAGAGCGAACCTTTACACCAACTAATATTTTTATTAGTGTTATCATGTACTTTACGTACGCACAGCTCTTTACGTACTTATTCATTCGTAGCTTAATTTTATACTTACGTGCAAAGAGCAAGAAACAAGTCATTGGCTGGGATAAAACAGTTCGATTCAAAAAAGATAAATAA
- the opuD gene encoding glycine betaine transporter OpuD: MRKLTKTFIVSLTLCIAFTLWGIIPESIIGKGSLGNVTTAIQTALVSKFGWFYIISVSIILGVSIFLIVSKYGSIRLGKDDDEPDYSYMTWFAMLFSAGMGIGLVFWGVAEPLNHLYAPPFGEGATEESARLALRFSFFHWGLHPWGLYAFVALCIAYFTFRKGKASTISATVGPLFKGGEHGRIAHSFDVLAVFATVFGVATSLGLGAKQIAGGVSYLTSIPNSLTTQLVIIAIVTVLFMLSAQTGLDKGIKYLSNTNIILAFALMIIVLFAGPTNFIMNYFTSTIGSYIQELPSMSFRLSPLDEGGNQWIQSWTIFYWAWWIAWSPFVGTFIARVSRGRTIREFVIGVLLVPTVIGALWFSVFGGTGIHMELFGDAHIFEKVKEMGTEVGLFAMFDQMGSFGSALSVLGILLIATFFITSADSATFVLGMLTTHGSLNPPNRIKMIWGIVLAAIASTLLYIGGLEALQTAAIIAAFPFVFVIFFMMAALFKELQKEGRMKHHK; this comes from the coding sequence ATGAGGAAACTGACAAAAACATTCATCGTTTCATTAACATTATGTATTGCATTTACACTTTGGGGGATTATTCCCGAATCTATTATTGGAAAAGGTAGCCTAGGAAATGTAACAACCGCAATTCAAACTGCATTAGTTAGTAAGTTTGGATGGTTTTATATTATTTCTGTTTCTATTATTTTAGGTGTGTCTATCTTTTTAATTGTTTCGAAATACGGTTCTATTCGTTTAGGTAAAGATGATGACGAACCTGATTATAGTTATATGACATGGTTTGCTATGCTATTTAGCGCTGGTATGGGGATTGGCTTAGTTTTCTGGGGCGTTGCCGAACCATTAAACCATTTATACGCACCTCCGTTTGGAGAAGGGGCAACTGAGGAAAGTGCGCGTCTTGCACTACGCTTTTCATTTTTCCATTGGGGATTACATCCTTGGGGACTATATGCGTTTGTAGCGTTGTGTATTGCTTACTTTACTTTTAGAAAAGGAAAAGCAAGTACGATTAGTGCAACAGTAGGTCCGTTATTTAAGGGCGGGGAACATGGGCGTATTGCTCATTCATTTGATGTGTTAGCTGTTTTCGCGACGGTGTTTGGTGTTGCGACATCATTAGGTCTTGGTGCGAAACAAATTGCAGGTGGTGTTAGTTATTTAACATCTATCCCGAATTCATTAACGACACAGTTAGTTATTATTGCAATCGTAACCGTTCTTTTCATGTTATCTGCGCAGACAGGTCTTGATAAAGGAATAAAATATTTAAGTAATACGAACATTATTTTGGCATTTGCACTTATGATAATTGTATTATTTGCAGGTCCAACAAACTTTATTATGAATTACTTCACTTCAACGATTGGTTCTTATATTCAGGAATTGCCAAGTATGAGCTTCCGTTTAAGTCCATTAGATGAAGGCGGAAATCAATGGATTCAGTCATGGACAATTTTCTATTGGGCATGGTGGATTGCATGGTCACCATTCGTAGGTACATTTATTGCGCGTGTTTCACGAGGGCGTACCATTCGTGAGTTTGTTATTGGTGTGTTACTCGTACCAACCGTAATTGGTGCACTTTGGTTCTCCGTTTTCGGCGGAACTGGTATTCATATGGAGCTGTTTGGTGATGCACATATCTTTGAAAAAGTGAAAGAAATGGGAACAGAAGTAGGATTATTCGCTATGTTTGATCAGATGGGCAGCTTTGGATCAGCTTTATCGGTTTTAGGTATTTTACTTATTGCAACATTCTTTATTACATCTGCAGATTCTGCAACATTTGTTTTAGGGATGTTAACGACACATGGTAGTTTAAATCCACCAAACCGTATTAAAATGATTTGGGGTATCGTTCTAGCCGCTATAGCTTCTACCTTATTATATATCGGCGGATTAGAAGCCTTGCAAACGGCAGCTATCATTGCGGCATTCCCATTCGTCTTCGTTATTTTCTTTATGATGGCAGCGTTATTTAAAGAGTTACAAAAAGAAGGACGTATGAAGCATCATAAATAA
- a CDS encoding cell wall-binding protein EntA, translating to MKKLIGIATAAVFGLGIFTASANAETVVTTDVLNVRENPTTESKVVGKLLNGNKIDVQNTENGWSKITLNGKESFVSAEFTKSIYYVTANVLNVRAEANTNSEILGTLKKDDMIETTNQVQNEWLQFEYNGKTAYVHVPLLTGTAPVIEKQEQPAPAKTVAPAKAPVAQAKPAAKPAVKAAETSTPSGGRELTVVATAYTAHPSENGGTYGGRVLTAMGHDLTANPNMKMIAVDPKVIPLGSKVWVEGYGEAIAGDTGGAIKGNRIDILLGSDSAAQKWGRKTVKVKILK from the coding sequence ATGAAAAAATTAATTGGAATAGCAACAGCAGCAGTTTTTGGTCTTGGGATTTTCACCGCATCTGCTAATGCAGAAACTGTTGTAACAACAGACGTACTAAATGTACGCGAAAACCCTACTACGGAATCAAAAGTTGTCGGTAAATTACTAAACGGTAATAAAATAGATGTACAAAATACAGAGAACGGATGGTCAAAAATCACTTTAAATGGTAAAGAATCATTCGTAAGTGCAGAGTTCACAAAAAGCATCTACTACGTAACAGCTAACGTATTAAACGTACGTGCTGAAGCGAACACAAACTCAGAAATTCTTGGGACGCTTAAGAAAGACGATATGATCGAAACAACGAACCAAGTACAAAATGAGTGGTTACAATTCGAATATAACGGGAAAACAGCTTATGTTCACGTTCCTCTCTTAACAGGTACAGCACCTGTTATCGAGAAACAAGAACAACCTGCTCCTGCTAAAACTGTAGCACCAGCTAAAGCACCTGTAGCACAAGCAAAACCAGCTGCTAAGCCTGCTGTGAAAGCTGCTGAAACTAGCACACCTTCTGGTGGTCGTGAGTTAACAGTTGTAGCTACAGCATATACAGCTCATCCGAGCGAAAACGGTGGCACATACGGTGGCCGTGTATTAACTGCAATGGGTCATGACTTAACAGCGAACCCGAACATGAAAATGATCGCTGTTGACCCGAAAGTAATCCCATTAGGATCTAAAGTATGGGTAGAAGGTTACGGAGAAGCTATCGCTGGAGATACTGGCGGTGCAATTAAAGGTAACCGTATCGATATCCTACTTGGATCAGATAGCGCTGCTCAAAAATGGGGACGCAAAACTGTTAAAGTGAAAATTTTAAAATAA
- a CDS encoding DUF3910 family protein: protein MNVQAKVDWIGTPKPYIYKDEVTYDATSIDFSLAGDDNRYKLIVLKSEENTHYKLVQYGIKPGSQKPFPIDIPFEQNMLPIIEQILHDPYVQAILKETRF, encoded by the coding sequence ATGAATGTACAAGCAAAAGTAGACTGGATCGGTACACCAAAACCGTATATATATAAAGATGAAGTAACATACGACGCTACTTCCATTGACTTTTCACTCGCGGGCGATGACAATCGCTATAAATTAATTGTGCTCAAGTCTGAAGAAAATACACATTACAAACTTGTCCAATATGGAATCAAACCCGGCTCACAAAAGCCATTCCCTATCGACATTCCATTCGAACAAAACATGTTACCAATTATAGAGCAAATACTACATGATCCATATGTACAAGCGATATTAAAGGAAACGCGCTTCTAA
- a CDS encoding zinc ribbon domain-containing protein — protein MKFCGKCNKQVADHLNFCSECGSKVEVIADQTASSRSEVQREIKPVKSKKNIMLLICFVVIFAILFGAYKFGASKFSKEKQVNAMIEAFQKKDANAIDEFVKVDDPSLKMKAEDIKGYIRYLKENPSYNKELLSYLQRETVDQKLASDKTSFKDGQIIEDGKEWFLYPKYKLNMKSYYMNVSTTAKSAEVYVNDKKETELSNDKTSKEVGPYFPGSYVVKAKAKTELTELETEKEVDLADEKEAKVDVKLSLEGNYVTISSDENDATVFVNGKKRGKLSHGSYKLGPVPTDETVEVHLEKNTDLGVIKSESIKIGDQSTYYLKFPKETSSSAVGDFVRKHLYDNVRAISLNDFSLIENNYDKSGKSYKEDRDYIQYLHKKGITEDLLTMEIRNVERQSETKYKVTTYEEYHIRYGDGSVKFKSFNNDHIVTVNGNGKILYHSLGANNTLKSEEVSGPTR, from the coding sequence TTGAAGTTTTGTGGGAAATGTAATAAACAAGTTGCGGATCATTTGAACTTTTGTTCTGAGTGTGGAAGTAAGGTAGAAGTAATTGCTGATCAAACAGCTTCTTCTCGTTCAGAAGTACAACGAGAAATAAAGCCAGTGAAAAGTAAGAAAAATATAATGTTACTTATATGCTTTGTTGTTATCTTTGCTATATTGTTTGGTGCGTATAAATTTGGGGCAAGCAAGTTTTCAAAAGAAAAGCAGGTCAATGCTATGATTGAAGCATTCCAAAAGAAAGATGCGAATGCAATTGATGAGTTTGTAAAAGTAGATGATCCGAGTTTGAAAATGAAAGCTGAAGATATTAAGGGGTACATCCGTTATTTAAAAGAAAACCCTTCTTATAATAAAGAACTACTATCTTATTTACAAAGAGAGACAGTGGATCAAAAACTAGCAAGTGATAAAACATCATTTAAAGATGGTCAAATTATAGAAGACGGAAAAGAATGGTTCTTATATCCGAAGTATAAACTTAATATGAAATCTTATTATATGAATGTAAGCACAACTGCGAAAAGTGCTGAAGTATATGTGAATGATAAGAAAGAGACAGAGTTATCAAATGATAAAACTTCAAAAGAAGTTGGTCCGTACTTCCCAGGTTCTTACGTTGTAAAGGCAAAAGCGAAGACAGAACTAACTGAATTAGAAACAGAAAAAGAAGTGGACTTAGCAGATGAAAAAGAGGCGAAAGTGGATGTTAAATTATCATTAGAAGGAAATTATGTAACCATTTCTTCAGATGAAAATGATGCAACTGTATTTGTCAATGGTAAGAAGCGCGGGAAATTGAGTCATGGAAGTTATAAACTTGGTCCTGTACCGACAGATGAAACGGTAGAAGTACATTTAGAGAAAAACACTGATTTGGGTGTTATTAAATCTGAAAGTATTAAAATTGGAGACCAAAGCACGTATTATTTAAAATTCCCGAAAGAAACTTCAAGTTCGGCTGTTGGTGACTTTGTACGAAAGCATCTTTATGATAATGTGCGTGCGATTTCATTAAATGATTTTAGTCTAATTGAAAATAATTATGATAAGAGCGGGAAATCGTACAAGGAAGACCGTGATTATATACAATATTTACACAAAAAAGGAATTACAGAAGATTTATTAACAATGGAAATTCGCAATGTAGAGCGTCAAAGTGAAACGAAATATAAAGTAACGACATATGAAGAGTATCATATTCGTTACGGTGATGGCTCTGTGAAGTTTAAAAGCTTTAATAATGACCATATTGTTACTGTGAATGGAAATGGAAAGATATTGTACCATTCTCTTGGAGCGAATAATACGCTTAAGTCAGAGGAAGTATCTGGTCCGACTCGTTAA
- a CDS encoding zinc ribbon domain-containing protein — protein MSDLQSKFGSGMNKLQEGIEQGKMKLQVAQEVAQLKKITQEKLQAKTEILLELGQTAYMQLRNDEVRVDVLKNIIEPVQELDVAIYNTRKQIANLQNQGQKGQCSCGGPLSLNDKFCGQCGKENELLLQSKDAENGSCTSCGEQIATEATFCPVCGMKQSKE, from the coding sequence TTGTCAGATTTACAATCAAAGTTTGGTAGCGGTATGAACAAATTGCAAGAGGGAATCGAGCAAGGGAAGATGAAATTACAAGTAGCTCAAGAGGTTGCGCAATTAAAGAAAATTACGCAAGAGAAACTACAGGCGAAAACTGAAATTTTGCTGGAACTTGGTCAAACGGCATATATGCAACTCCGCAATGATGAAGTTCGAGTAGATGTGTTAAAAAATATTATAGAACCAGTACAAGAGCTGGATGTTGCTATTTATAACACGCGTAAGCAAATAGCTAATTTACAGAATCAAGGACAGAAAGGGCAATGTAGCTGTGGCGGCCCATTATCATTAAATGATAAATTTTGTGGACAGTGTGGAAAAGAAAATGAGTTACTCCTTCAATCAAAAGATGCTGAAAATGGGTCATGTACTTCATGTGGTGAACAAATTGCAACAGAGGCTACATTCTGTCCAGTTTGTGGTATGAAGCAAAGTAAGGAGTGA
- a CDS encoding SWIM zinc finger domain-containing protein, protein MLQHSITKDEIMMIANEFVQGLDPQQTADQEHVATARHLYRSGVVYNVDFDGYTLSGTVDAEGSVYSVHIPIRNVAESYCDCFAPTQCEHMLAVLLSAASSFGQVGDVLNLFKNNTKPSLPPIRTARQVLQSSAFEESDYKSWQSYFDNEYESFKKEQARLTYKQMYFLMSIFTDFYTKLERKAPRIIAIHELFRLHAALYCFQKLLEEIQDFEANKTYSYHQPVNVVRLFVDKVESIVRDLQSEAIPSESESILQETARLVHEVFFSTDAYTQERFFIYRHIWSELLQNKEQLQEEEKRIDTKINPLSKALASSHLLFLNDEDLLAMDLLKKQPASVVSLYFYWLEELLNTMQWDRAKNWLSFTYKQVKKTIHEYENTVFIKDIVRLFVNMYETYATHTNEQAGFEMILQELLPYSFANYEQYVLAKKQYRTWAELHLLHGFEAIEILKEPLKDIEKEAPEAALPLYHLAATEAIEERNRKSYRRAVRYLKKLRTLYKRLKRTDEWDAFIIHIANLHSRLRALQEELRKGKLIDDQSN, encoded by the coding sequence ATGCTGCAACACTCGATTACGAAAGATGAAATTATGATGATTGCGAATGAGTTCGTTCAAGGACTAGATCCACAGCAAACAGCTGATCAGGAACATGTCGCTACAGCTCGGCACCTATATCGTAGTGGTGTTGTCTACAACGTTGACTTTGATGGTTATACGCTATCAGGAACTGTAGATGCTGAAGGCAGCGTATATAGCGTCCATATCCCGATTCGTAACGTCGCTGAAAGCTATTGCGATTGCTTCGCACCAACGCAATGTGAGCATATGCTCGCTGTGTTACTGTCTGCAGCGTCTAGTTTTGGGCAAGTAGGAGATGTATTAAATTTATTTAAAAATAATACGAAACCTTCCCTTCCTCCTATTCGAACTGCAAGACAAGTATTGCAATCATCAGCTTTTGAGGAAAGCGATTATAAAAGTTGGCAATCCTATTTTGATAACGAATATGAATCATTTAAAAAAGAACAAGCTCGGCTTACTTATAAACAAATGTATTTTCTTATGAGTATTTTTACAGACTTCTATACGAAACTCGAACGGAAAGCTCCGCGTATCATTGCGATACATGAGTTGTTCAGGCTACATGCAGCGCTTTATTGCTTTCAAAAATTATTAGAAGAAATTCAGGACTTTGAAGCAAATAAAACGTATTCTTATCATCAGCCTGTTAATGTCGTTCGCCTATTTGTAGATAAAGTGGAATCCATCGTTCGGGACTTACAATCAGAAGCGATTCCTTCAGAGTCTGAATCAATTTTGCAAGAAACAGCTCGTCTCGTTCACGAAGTATTCTTCTCCACTGACGCCTATACGCAAGAGAGATTTTTTATTTATCGTCACATATGGAGTGAACTCTTACAGAATAAAGAGCAACTGCAAGAAGAAGAAAAACGAATCGATACGAAAATCAATCCACTTTCCAAAGCATTAGCATCTTCTCATCTACTCTTTTTAAATGACGAAGATTTACTAGCGATGGACTTACTCAAAAAACAGCCTGCTTCTGTTGTAAGTTTGTACTTCTATTGGTTAGAAGAGCTATTAAATACAATGCAATGGGATCGTGCGAAAAACTGGCTTTCCTTTACGTATAAACAAGTAAAGAAAACGATACATGAGTACGAAAATACTGTTTTTATCAAAGATATCGTTCGCTTATTTGTAAACATGTATGAAACATATGCAACCCATACAAACGAACAAGCCGGATTCGAAATGATATTGCAAGAGCTATTACCGTATAGTTTCGCAAACTATGAACAATACGTACTCGCGAAAAAACAGTATCGTACATGGGCAGAACTCCATCTCTTACATGGGTTTGAAGCAATTGAAATTTTGAAAGAGCCGCTGAAAGATATTGAAAAGGAAGCGCCAGAAGCGGCACTCCCTCTTTATCACCTTGCTGCTACTGAGGCCATTGAAGAGCGAAATCGCAAATCATATAGACGTGCAGTTCGTTACTTAAAGAAATTACGTACATTATATAAACGATTAAAGCGCACCGATGAATGGGATGCTTTCATTATTCACATCGCAAACTTACATTCACGTCTACGTGCACTACAAGAGGAATTACGGAAAGGAAAATTAATCGATGATCAATCAAACTGA